Part of the Brevibacillus brevis genome is shown below.
TGCTGGCCGCCATGTTCACGAACATTGTCTTCTGGGGCCTCCAGAGCTGGCTGCCGTCGTACTGGGTAAAAGTGAAACACATGGACATGGTGTCCATGGGCCTGTATTCGTCCGTCCCGTACATTTTGGGCTTCGTTTCCTTCCTGGTCAGCGGCTGGGTCTTGGACAAGTTCCTTCCAGGCTACGAGAAGTACATGTTTATTGGAGGCGCTTTCTTCTCCGCGCTGTTTCTCTTCCTGATGTTCCAGACGGATTCCATTGTTCTCGCCTTTGGCTACCTGTCCTTGTCCAACGTGTTTCTGAATGCGATGAACATCACGGTGTTCGTACTCCCCATGAAAATGATCAGCGAAGCTTCGGTTGGTACTGCCACAGGGATTATCAACACAGGTGGGCAGATTGGTTCCGTGCTGACTCCGACCATTGTCGGCTTCCTGATCAACGCGTTTGACCAGAACTACCATGCCGCTTTTATGTTCCTGGTCGCCTCTGCCCTTGTTGTGCTGGTCGTCGGCCTGAGTATCAGCACCCGCAAAGCCGCAGCGAACCCAGCAGGAAATCTGGATGGAGAGACCCTCTGACCTATCTATTCACAAGGAGTGTTGACACATGAACGATCAGCAATTCGTAACCGATTTGATCGAGCAAAAAAGACAGAACTTCATCGACATCAGCGACCAAATTTGGGAGTACAGCGAGACCAAATACGAGGAAGTGCAGTCTGCGGCGCTACTTTGCCAAGCGCTGGAGGAAGAAGGCTTTCATGTAGAGCGGAAGGCAGGCGGGATTGAAACTGCACTAGTCGGGAGCTACGGCGAAGGAAAGCCGGTCATCGCATTCTTGGGAGAGTTCGACGCCTTGTCTGGACTGAGCCAGAAGGCGGGCGTGCCAGAGAAAGATCCGCTCGTCCACGGCGGGAACGGACATGGGTGTGGACACAATTTGCTGGGGGCCGGTTCCTTGGCTGCCGCGGTTGCGGTCCGGCACTACCTGGAGCAGACCGGTCAAAAGGGGACGGTACGGTATTACGGCTGCCCTGCCGAGGAAGGGGGCGGGGGGAAGGCGCACATGGCCCGGGCCGGATTGTTTGATGATGTGGACATCGCGTTTACCTGGCATCCATGGGATGAAAACCTGGCATACAACTGCCGGATGCTCGCTACTTGCCAGATGTATTTCAAATTCAAGGGAGTGAGCAGTCACGCTTCCTTCAGCCCGCATATGGGGCGGAGCGCACTGGATGCCGTGGAGCTGATGAACGTCGGGGCCAATTTTTTGAGAGAGCACATCATACCGGAAGCCAGACTTCACTATGCGATTACGAATGCGGGCGGTTTCGCGCCGAACGTCGTCCAGGCGGAGGCGGAGGTCTTGTACAAGATTCGTGCCCCCAGATCCCATCAGGTCAGCGAGATCTTGGATCGCGTCTGCGACATCGCCAGAGGCGCGGCGCTGATGACACAGACCGAGGTGGAAATGCAATTCGATGCGGCATCGGCCGACCTGATCCCCAATATTACGCTGGGCTCGCTCATGCATAAGCACTTCGAACAGATCGGCGCAGAGAGCTATACCGAGGAAGAGAGGGCTTTCGCCAAAGCTATTCAGGATACGCTCTCCGAGGAAGAAAAGAAAACGATCCGCAAACAAAACGGCAAAGTGCTTTCAGAAAACGTGAACCCGTATTCTGTGGAGCCGGGCTTCATCCCTGCTTCCACGGATGTCGGCGATGTGAGCTGGATCGTGCCGACGGGGCAAATTTACGTCACGACCTGCGCGTTCGGTACCCCGTTCCACAGCTGGCAGCTGGTGACGCAAGGGAAAACGTCCATTGCACACAAAGGGATGCTGCTGGCGGGGAAAGTAATGGCTGCTTCCGCTATCGATCTCATGAAACATCCCGAGTTGATCAAGAAAGCGAAGGCGGAGCACAAGGAACAGTTGGGGGGAGAAGAATACCGATCCCTGATCCCGCTTGGAACCAAGCCCATGCCGGTAAAAAAAGGATAACCGGAAAAGACAAGCCTTCTGCACGGAGGCTTGTCTTTTTGCTGGAGTGGGGATTTTGGGCGATCAGTGGCTTGTGACGAACGGTACTGCGAGATTCGAGAGGGGAGTGCGGACTCTTCCCACGAGAGATTTCCGCCCCGGTATATCGCATCCCACGTCAATTTCACTGGAAGAGGAGCTTGCGAGAGGACTTTCATCAAAAGAGCTTCTGCCTCTGCATGCACCTGAGCCGGTTCGACGACCTGATTTACCAGTCCGATTCGGAACGCTTCTTCTGCGCTCTAGGTACAAGTAGCAAACAAACAAATAGACTGTCTTTTCAGTTTATTATATAATGTCATAAGACGTAATAGTAAATCTGGGGAGGAATGGCTATGAAACTGATTGCGATTGGCGATAATGTGGTGGATTACTACAAGGACCGCGGAGAGATCTTTCCGGGAGGCAATGCCTTGAATGTGGCGGTGATGGGCAAACGGTACCATGCAGCCTCTTCCTCCTATATCGGGATCCTCGGCAGCGACCGGGCCGCCGAGCATGTCAAACAGACCCTGCTTCGCGAAAACATCGACATTTCGAGAATCAGGCAAGCCGTCGGGCCAAACGGAGAAGCGGTAGTATCGCTCAATCCGGAAGGGGACCGCGTGTTCGTCGGCTCCAATGCCGGCGGGGTGCAAGCGTTCATGGGACTGCGATTGAATCAGGAAGACCTTGACTACATAAGCTCCCATGATCTTTTGCACACCAGCATTTACAGCAATCTGGAGCAATACCTTCCCACATTGCAGGAGCGGATCCCCATCTCGTTTGACTTTTCTACCCGCTGGACAGAAGCGTATTTGCAGAGAGTCTGCCCCTACATCGACTACGGCTTCTTCTCGGGGAGCGACCTTTCGGAGGATGAGTGCCACCAGTTGATCTCCCGCGCGCATCACTTGGGAACGAAGGTCGTCGGGATTACCCGCGGAGCGCTGGGCGCGATTTTTTCCGAGGAAGGAAAGCTGTACCGCCAGCGCATCGTAGAAACCGAGGTCGTGGACACCCTGGGGGCAGGCGATTCCTTTATCGCCATGTTTCTGATCCAGTATCACCAACATCGAGATGTGGCCGAAGCGTTGGAGCTCGCCGCTGCGGCTGCAGCCAAGACCTGCGGACATTACGGAGCATTCGGATACGGGATACCCAAAGTGGGGTAATCGGAATGGGATAAATTCGATCTGTACAAAAAAGAAGCTAGAGTATAAATCTAGCTTCTTGTTATCCTTTGATCCCGCCGGTCGTGAGCCCTCTGACAAAGTACTTCTGCATGAAGAGAAACAGGAGGATGATCGGCAGGGCCGAGATGGTCAGGCCCGCCAACAGGACGCCCCAATCCGTCTGCAGCATATCCCGGAAAGCCATGAGTCCGGACGGGATCGTCTTCAGTTTGTTGTCGTCGATGAAGATGATCGAGAAGAGAAATTCATTCCAGGAGAAATAGGCGGTAAGCAGGGTGGACGTGAGCAGAATAGGCGTGCTCAGCGGGAGAAAGACCCGCGTGAAGACACCAAAGCTGCTGCAGCCGTCCAGGTAAGCCGCTTCTTCAATTTCTTTCGGAATGGTCAGAAAATGCGCCCGGATCAGCAGGATCGTAAAGGGGAGACGGTATGCTACGTATGGAATAATCAGCGCCCAGTACGTATTGAACAGTCCCAGGTTTTGAATCAGCTTGTAAAGCGGGATCAGACTGACCTGCGGAGAAAGCATCAAGCCGCCGAGAATGAGGATGAGGATCACCTGTTTTCCACGGAACTGAAATCGAGTCAAGCCATATGCGCCAAGCGCACTGAGGAAGACAGTCAAAAAGCAGGTGACAGAGGTGACGATCACGCTGTTCAGGAAGTAGTCCGAAATGCCTTGCTGCCAGGCCGTCACGTAATTTTCGAACAGCCAGCGAGTCGGCAGGCCCCAGCTATCGCTGAAGATTTCCGAGGATTCCTTGAGCGAGCTCATCACCATCCAGAAGAGGGGATAGGCGATGGCGACGAAATACAAAAGCAGAACAAGAAACAGACTAGAGGTGCCCGCCAGTGAAGAGCGAGAAGCTCTTTTCTTTTTGGTGAGAGGCACGAAGGGAGTGGCGCTTCGCTCTGAAACCGTCTCCAATTCTCTGTCCATGCTCGTCACTCCTCTCCGGTTTTGGACAGCTTCATCTGGATCAAGGAAATGAGGAGAGTGATAGCCAGAATGACATTGGCGATGGTAGACGCGTACCCCATTTGATCGTTGATGAAAGCAGATTGATACAGATAGGTTCCCAGTACCTCGGAGGCATGTCCCGGGCCGCCGCCGGTCAATATGTAGACTTCGTTGAAGACCGTAAACGCGCCCGCAAGCGTAATGGTCGAGGTAACGAACGTCATCTCTCTGACTTGCGGTACGGTGACGTGGAAAAACATCTGGATTTTGCTCGCACCGTCGATTTCGGCTGCCTCGTACAGCTCTTGCGGGATTTTTTGGATCGCGACGATGAACAGCATCATGATGTAGCCGATGCTTTGCCATTGTGAAACCGCGATTGCCGCGAATATGGCCGTCGTGGAATCTCCTGCCCATGCTCTTGTCCAGCTTTCCAGGCCGATCGCCTCCAAAAAGCCGTTCAGAAGGCCGACCTGCGGATGATAGATGAAGTCGAACAAGAGAGCGATGACTGTGATGGAAATGATGACGGGCGTAAAGAAAACCGTTCGGAAGACGGGCGAGATTTTTCGAAAGACCCTATCCTCGAGTACTGCCGCCAGAACCAGGCCGCCGAAGACTTGAAAGATCAGGGAGATGATCGCGTAGTATATGTTGTTGGTCAGGGCCGTGTAAAAGATCGGGTCGTGGAACAATTGCACGTATTGGCTGAGCCCGACAAATGTCATCTCCGGGGAAAAGGCACTCCATTCGAACAGGCTGTACTCGATGTTTTCGACGATGGGGTAGTAGATGAAGACAAGAATCATCAGGAAACATGGAAGAACGTACCAATAACCGGTCATTTTCCGCTGGATCATACCATCCCCCCTTGACGGTGTAGGAAGAGACAGCGGAGCCGTCGGACTCCACTGTCATCTTCAAATGCGGCAAGTTTCCTTGCTATTTCTGCGAGCGAACCTGCTGCGCTGCCTTGCGTACGTCCTGCATGACCTCTTCCGGTGTTTTTTCTCCGTTCAGCATCTGCTGGGTCCCGGCCAGATAAGCATCGACGATCTTGATATCCAGATCGGTGTCGAGCCACAGCGCCAAGCCTTCCGCACTGGTCACCCGATGCACGGCCTCGATGCCGAGCGGTGATGCGGTGCTTTCATTGACGGCGCCCTTGACCGCACTGTATTTGCCGACTTCCTTGACGAATTTTTCGGCTTGGGCTTTGGAGGTCAAATATTTCAGGAACTCGAACGCTTCCTTCGGGTGTTTGGTAGCTGCGGAGATCATGAAGCCTTCCGGCGCGCCGGTCAAATAGTTGGGATTTCCTTTGCCACCTTCGATGGAAGGAAAGTCGAGGAAGCCCCACTGGAACTTTGTCTTTGGTTCTACCAGGCGGACTTCAGCCGTTTCCGCGTAGAGGATGGCTGCTTTTTGATCGATGAACATCTGCCGGGCGAACTCATGGTCCAAACCGTTTGCGTCTTTGTTGAAGTACGGGACGAGCTCCTGCAGTTTTGCAAGGGCCTCCACGTAAGCAGGATCCTCGAATGAGCCGGTAGCGCGGTTGTAGTCGTTCTTGCGGGTACTCTCGTCCACCATGCGCTGGTTCAACGTCCCGATGTAGTGGGAAGAGGCCCAGGGCGCCTTGTTTCCGAAAGCGATGGGGGTGTACCCGTTGTCTTTGATCGTCTGGAGCGTCGTGATAAATTCCGACCACGTCTTCGGAACTTGCAGGTTCAGCTTGGAGAAGATCTCCTTGTTGTAAAAGAACGTCTTCCCGTCGATGGTGAGCGGCACGCCATACAGTTTGCCATCCAGACTGAACGGCTCCAGCTGTGACGCCATCAGCTGGTCGTGCCACGCCTTGTCTTGCTGGGCATAGCTCGTCAAATCCAGTGCTTTGCCTCCGCGTACGAATTTGTAGGCGTATTCGCCACTCCAGGAAAAGTAGATGTCGGGTGGATTGTTCGTGCCCAGCAGTACGCTGATTTTTTCCTTGTAAGCATCATTGAGAACAGCTTCCGTCTCGATGTGAATCTGGGGATGCTCCTTTTCGAAGTCCTTTACCACTTGTTCAAAATAGGTCTTGTCCGGATCGCGCGGCCAGCGGTGGAAAAAACGCAAGGTGATTTGGTCCCCGGAAGCGGGGGAAACCGCGTTGCCATCGGAAGCGTTGGACGGTTGCTGCTTGGCCGAATCAGTGGTGGAACAACCTGTTGCGAGAGAAAAAACGAGCAGTAGACCAGTGGCGAATCTGGAAAACTTCTTCATGACAGTGCCCCCTTTTCATCTGGCAAGAACGAAAAACTTCTATATCATAATATAACATCATAATATGATATAGAATTGGCAATTGTCAAATAATTTGTACGCAGCCGATTAGTAGGGGACTTTCCACATGTATCTTCTCGTCGAAAGCGGATGATTGCGGGCTTCCGCAAGCTCATTGGCAAACTGGCGCAAGACGGTGTTGAGCACGAGGGGGGCGATGTAACCGCGCAGACCCTCATCTACGCCGGAGAGATCAAACTCTGTGGCATCGAGTACGGTGAGCTTTTCACCGTATTGCTTGCTGAATTGCAGGGCACGCTCTTC
Proteins encoded:
- a CDS encoding carbohydrate ABC transporter permease, which codes for MDRELETVSERSATPFVPLTKKKRASRSSLAGTSSLFLVLLLYFVAIAYPLFWMVMSSLKESSEIFSDSWGLPTRWLFENYVTAWQQGISDYFLNSVIVTSVTCFLTVFLSALGAYGLTRFQFRGKQVILILILGGLMLSPQVSLIPLYKLIQNLGLFNTYWALIIPYVAYRLPFTILLIRAHFLTIPKEIEEAAYLDGCSSFGVFTRVFLPLSTPILLTSTLLTAYFSWNEFLFSIIFIDDNKLKTIPSGLMAFRDMLQTDWGVLLAGLTISALPIILLFLFMQKYFVRGLTTGGIKG
- a CDS encoding sugar ABC transporter permease; the encoded protein is MIQRKMTGYWYVLPCFLMILVFIYYPIVENIEYSLFEWSAFSPEMTFVGLSQYVQLFHDPIFYTALTNNIYYAIISLIFQVFGGLVLAAVLEDRVFRKISPVFRTVFFTPVIISITVIALLFDFIYHPQVGLLNGFLEAIGLESWTRAWAGDSTTAIFAAIAVSQWQSIGYIMMLFIVAIQKIPQELYEAAEIDGASKIQMFFHVTVPQVREMTFVTSTITLAGAFTVFNEVYILTGGGPGHASEVLGTYLYQSAFINDQMGYASTIANVILAITLLISLIQMKLSKTGEE
- a CDS encoding M20 family metallopeptidase; translated protein: MNDQQFVTDLIEQKRQNFIDISDQIWEYSETKYEEVQSAALLCQALEEEGFHVERKAGGIETALVGSYGEGKPVIAFLGEFDALSGLSQKAGVPEKDPLVHGGNGHGCGHNLLGAGSLAAAVAVRHYLEQTGQKGTVRYYGCPAEEGGGGKAHMARAGLFDDVDIAFTWHPWDENLAYNCRMLATCQMYFKFKGVSSHASFSPHMGRSALDAVELMNVGANFLREHIIPEARLHYAITNAGGFAPNVVQAEAEVLYKIRAPRSHQVSEILDRVCDIARGAALMTQTEVEMQFDAASADLIPNITLGSLMHKHFEQIGAESYTEEERAFAKAIQDTLSEEEKKTIRKQNGKVLSENVNPYSVEPGFIPASTDVGDVSWIVPTGQIYVTTCAFGTPFHSWQLVTQGKTSIAHKGMLLAGKVMAASAIDLMKHPELIKKAKAEHKEQLGGEEYRSLIPLGTKPMPVKKG
- a CDS encoding PfkB family carbohydrate kinase; translation: MKLIAIGDNVVDYYKDRGEIFPGGNALNVAVMGKRYHAASSSYIGILGSDRAAEHVKQTLLRENIDISRIRQAVGPNGEAVVSLNPEGDRVFVGSNAGGVQAFMGLRLNQEDLDYISSHDLLHTSIYSNLEQYLPTLQERIPISFDFSTRWTEAYLQRVCPYIDYGFFSGSDLSEDECHQLISRAHHLGTKVVGITRGALGAIFSEEGKLYRQRIVETEVVDTLGAGDSFIAMFLIQYHQHRDVAEALELAAAAAAKTCGHYGAFGYGIPKVG
- a CDS encoding extracellular solute-binding protein, with product MKKFSRFATGLLLVFSLATGCSTTDSAKQQPSNASDGNAVSPASGDQITLRFFHRWPRDPDKTYFEQVVKDFEKEHPQIHIETEAVLNDAYKEKISVLLGTNNPPDIYFSWSGEYAYKFVRGGKALDLTSYAQQDKAWHDQLMASQLEPFSLDGKLYGVPLTIDGKTFFYNKEIFSKLNLQVPKTWSEFITTLQTIKDNGYTPIAFGNKAPWASSHYIGTLNQRMVDESTRKNDYNRATGSFEDPAYVEALAKLQELVPYFNKDANGLDHEFARQMFIDQKAAILYAETAEVRLVEPKTKFQWGFLDFPSIEGGKGNPNYLTGAPEGFMISAATKHPKEAFEFLKYLTSKAQAEKFVKEVGKYSAVKGAVNESTASPLGIEAVHRVTSAEGLALWLDTDLDIKIVDAYLAGTQQMLNGEKTPEEVMQDVRKAAQQVRSQK